One window from the genome of Pandoraea fibrosis encodes:
- a CDS encoding site-2 protease family protein, with product MNADLIQTIAVYALPVLFAITLHEAAHGYVAKHFGDPTAFLMGRVTLNPLKHIDPIGTVLVPLALYFMTSGAFLFGYAKPVPVAFGSLRNPRVDTIWVALAGPLCNFIQAILWAVFGLGLQVAGVHEPFFMMMAQAGLLVNLVMCMFNLFPVPPLDGGRVLVSLLPARAAYTLSRVEPYGFFIVMALVVSGVLGRVWLWPLIQWGRDLIVWMLTPLLSLVS from the coding sequence ATGAATGCAGACCTGATCCAGACCATTGCGGTCTACGCGCTCCCCGTCCTCTTTGCAATCACCTTGCACGAGGCCGCGCACGGCTACGTCGCGAAACATTTCGGCGATCCGACCGCCTTTTTGATGGGGCGCGTGACGCTCAATCCCCTCAAGCACATCGATCCGATCGGTACGGTGCTCGTGCCGCTGGCGCTTTACTTCATGACGAGCGGGGCGTTCCTGTTCGGCTACGCGAAGCCGGTGCCGGTGGCATTCGGCAGCCTGCGCAACCCGCGCGTCGATACGATCTGGGTGGCGCTCGCCGGTCCGCTGTGCAACTTCATTCAGGCAATTCTCTGGGCCGTGTTCGGCCTGGGCCTGCAAGTGGCCGGCGTTCACGAGCCGTTCTTCATGATGATGGCGCAGGCGGGGCTGTTGGTGAACCTCGTCATGTGCATGTTCAACCTGTTCCCCGTGCCGCCGCTCGACGGCGGGCGTGTCCTCGTGTCGTTGCTGCCGGCGCGTGCGGCCTACACGCTCTCGCGGGTCGAACCCTACGGCTTTTTCATCGTGATGGCGCTGGTGGTGAGCGGCGTGCTTGGACGTGTGTGGCTGTGGCCGCTCATCCAGTGGGGGCGAGACCTTATCGTCTGGATGCTCACGCCGCTGCTGTCGCTGGTTTCCTGA
- a CDS encoding L-threonylcarbamoyladenylate synthase, whose amino-acid sequence MSQFFQIHPENPQTRLIKQAAQIIDKGGIVALPTDSSYAIACHIDDKLAVDRLRRIRGLDEKQLLSLLVRDLSELAEFAIVDNRQYRLIKATTPGPYVFILEATKEVPRRLSHPSRKTIGLRVPEHAITLALLEELGQPLLATTLILPDETEPLNDPEEIRERLEKQLDLVIDGGACPKEPSTVVDLTVTPPEVLRRGRGSLTPFGLS is encoded by the coding sequence ATGTCGCAATTCTTCCAGATTCATCCGGAAAATCCCCAGACACGACTCATCAAGCAGGCCGCCCAGATCATCGATAAGGGTGGCATTGTGGCGTTGCCGACCGATTCGAGCTACGCGATTGCCTGTCATATCGACGACAAGCTGGCCGTCGATCGTTTGCGCCGCATTCGCGGCCTCGACGAGAAGCAATTGCTGTCGCTGCTGGTGCGCGATCTGTCGGAGCTGGCGGAGTTCGCCATCGTCGACAACCGGCAGTACCGCCTGATCAAGGCGACCACACCGGGCCCTTACGTCTTCATCCTCGAGGCGACGAAGGAAGTGCCGCGTCGTCTCTCGCATCCCTCGCGAAAGACCATCGGTTTGCGTGTGCCGGAGCATGCCATTACGCTCGCGTTGCTTGAGGAGCTGGGGCAGCCGTTGCTGGCCACCACGCTGATTCTGCCGGACGAAACCGAGCCGCTGAACGACCCGGAAGAGATTCGCGAGCGGCTGGAAAAGCAACTGGATCTGGTGATCGACGGCGGCGCGTGTCCGAAAGAGCCGTCGACGGTGGTCGATCTGACGGTCACGCCGCCCGAGGTGTTGCGTCGCGGGCGCGGCTCGCTGACGCCATTCGGACTCTCGTGA
- a CDS encoding 3',5'-nucleoside bisphosphate phosphatase, producing the protein MLNADLHCHSKVSDGTLTPSEVAQVAFEAGVDLWALTDHDEIGGQREARAAAESLGMQYVSGVEISITWANRTVHIVGLNIDPDNATLIDGLAATRGGRAARAEQMSEQLAAAGIPNAYEGALRYVGNPDLISRTHFARYLVEIGKCASVSDVFAKYLAEGRPGYVPHRWATLEDAVKWIRGAGGIAVVAHPGRYKFSPLEFGVLFDQFRELGGEAIEVITGSHTPEQYREYADVARQYDFLASRGSDFHGPTESRALLGKLPALPDDLTPVWSRWQ; encoded by the coding sequence ATGCTCAACGCGGATCTTCATTGTCATTCCAAGGTTTCGGACGGTACGCTTACCCCGTCTGAAGTGGCGCAGGTCGCATTCGAGGCCGGCGTCGACCTGTGGGCGTTGACGGATCACGATGAGATCGGCGGTCAGCGCGAAGCGCGTGCGGCGGCCGAGTCGCTTGGCATGCAGTATGTGAGTGGCGTGGAGATTTCCATCACCTGGGCCAACCGCACCGTGCATATCGTCGGGCTGAACATCGACCCGGACAATGCCACGCTGATCGACGGCCTTGCGGCGACGCGCGGCGGACGCGCGGCACGAGCCGAGCAAATGAGCGAGCAGTTGGCGGCGGCAGGCATTCCGAACGCCTACGAAGGGGCGCTGCGCTACGTCGGCAATCCCGATCTGATTTCGCGCACCCACTTTGCGCGCTATCTGGTGGAGATCGGCAAATGCGCGTCGGTGTCGGACGTGTTCGCGAAGTATCTTGCGGAAGGTCGTCCCGGCTATGTGCCGCACCGTTGGGCGACGCTGGAAGACGCCGTGAAATGGATTCGTGGTGCGGGTGGCATTGCCGTCGTGGCGCACCCGGGCCGCTATAAATTCTCGCCGCTGGAGTTCGGGGTACTGTTCGATCAGTTCCGCGAACTGGGCGGTGAAGCGATCGAAGTGATTACCGGCAGCCACACGCCGGAGCAGTATCGCGAGTATGCCGATGTCGCGCGTCAGTACGATTTTCTGGCGTCGCGCGGCTCGGATTTCCATGGACCGACCGAGAGCCGTGCGCTGCTCGGTAAGCTGCCTGCGCTGCCCGACGATCTCACCCCGGTCTGGAGCCGCTGGCAGTAA
- a CDS encoding alpha/beta fold hydrolase encodes MTDSRSEFLTVRGLRHHVRQWGTPGAPKLFLLHGWMDVSASFQFVAQTLAQQWHLLAPDWRGFGLTDWPVADGRCGSYWFPDYLADLEALLDVYTEPGEAINLIGHSMGGNVACLYAGVRPARVRRLVNLEGFGLPPSQPIAAIRQLGRWLDDLQSVPTLRPYGSLEEVAARLRKTNPRLTPDRAVWLAQRWARQARDGQWHLLADAAHKIANPYPYRLDEAKAVWSNVSAPVLHVEATDSEVLRHFVGAHGTEAFRERFEVFPNLTEAFVSDAGHMLHHDQPEAVARLIDDFCRA; translated from the coding sequence ATGACCGATTCGCGATCCGAATTTCTGACTGTGCGCGGCCTGCGCCATCATGTCCGGCAGTGGGGCACGCCCGGTGCGCCGAAGCTGTTCCTGCTGCATGGGTGGATGGACGTGTCGGCGTCGTTCCAGTTCGTGGCGCAAACGCTGGCGCAGCAATGGCACCTGCTCGCGCCCGACTGGCGCGGCTTCGGTCTCACTGACTGGCCCGTTGCCGACGGCCGTTGCGGCAGCTACTGGTTCCCCGACTATCTCGCCGACCTCGAAGCGTTGCTCGACGTCTATACCGAACCCGGCGAAGCCATCAACCTGATCGGTCACAGCATGGGCGGGAACGTCGCCTGCCTGTATGCCGGTGTGCGCCCGGCACGGGTGCGACGTCTCGTGAATCTGGAGGGCTTCGGTCTGCCGCCGTCCCAGCCGATCGCGGCGATCCGCCAGCTCGGCCGATGGCTCGACGATTTGCAGAGTGTGCCGACACTGCGTCCGTATGGCTCGCTGGAAGAAGTGGCGGCCCGACTGCGCAAGACGAATCCGCGCCTCACGCCCGACCGGGCAGTGTGGCTGGCGCAGCGGTGGGCGCGCCAGGCGCGTGACGGCCAATGGCATTTGCTTGCCGATGCCGCGCACAAGATCGCCAATCCGTACCCCTACCGGCTCGACGAAGCGAAGGCTGTATGGAGCAACGTCAGCGCGCCCGTGCTGCATGTCGAGGCAACGGATTCGGAAGTGTTGCGACACTTCGTCGGGGCGCACGGCACGGAGGCCTTCCGCGAGCGTTTCGAGGTCTTTCCGAATTTGACGGAGGCCTTCGTAAGCGACGCGGGCCATATGCTGCATCACGATCAACCGGAAGCGGTGGCCCGGCTGATCGACGACTTCTGCCGGGCGTAA
- a CDS encoding ferritin-like domain-containing protein → MADFTPAPGGDAACNAVSGNFPDRSRSDHAGAVSGCAREHALALLRLCDPYEKAAGVTALRDAVRDGTARWYPERRFDVVEAGGAAEAPETADSAGSQEGVSGAQGCDAAIPGRPARPRLVSPRELKHRAVTSVEGRAALLHALAHIEFNAINLALDALWRFDGLPAEYYDDWLKVAAEEAYHFSLLAAHLKTLGDAYDYGCFPAHDGLWEMARRTSGDWLARLALVPRTLEARGLDASPPIRAKLASAGDAAGAAILDIILRDEIGHVAIGNRWYRWGCERAGCDPIETYARLAVQYSAPRLRGPFNLEARRAAGFDDDELAALQVQAGE, encoded by the coding sequence ATGGCCGATTTCACTCCCGCGCCCGGCGGCGATGCCGCCTGCAACGCCGTCTCCGGCAATTTCCCCGATCGCTCCCGGAGCGACCATGCTGGCGCCGTGTCCGGCTGCGCCCGTGAGCACGCGCTCGCCTTGCTGCGGCTGTGCGATCCCTACGAGAAGGCCGCGGGCGTCACGGCACTGCGCGATGCGGTGCGCGACGGTACGGCGCGCTGGTATCCGGAGCGCCGCTTCGATGTCGTTGAAGCGGGCGGGGCGGCCGAGGCGCCTGAAACTGCGGATTCAGCCGGTTCGCAGGAAGGCGTGAGCGGGGCGCAAGGGTGCGACGCCGCCATTCCGGGCCGCCCGGCACGCCCTCGGTTGGTTTCCCCGCGCGAGCTGAAGCACCGTGCCGTCACGTCGGTGGAAGGGCGTGCCGCGTTGCTGCACGCCCTTGCCCATATCGAATTCAACGCGATCAATCTTGCGCTCGACGCCCTGTGGCGCTTCGACGGCCTGCCCGCCGAGTATTACGACGACTGGCTGAAGGTCGCCGCGGAGGAGGCGTATCACTTCTCGCTGCTTGCGGCGCATCTGAAAACCCTGGGCGATGCGTATGACTATGGCTGCTTCCCGGCGCACGACGGGCTGTGGGAGATGGCCCGCAGGACGTCCGGCGACTGGCTGGCGCGCCTCGCCCTGGTGCCGCGCACGCTGGAAGCGCGCGGATTGGATGCCAGCCCGCCGATCAGGGCCAAGCTGGCCAGCGCGGGCGACGCCGCCGGTGCTGCCATTCTCGACATCATCCTGCGCGATGAAATCGGGCATGTCGCCATCGGCAATCGCTGGTACCGCTGGGGTTGCGAGCGAGCCGGATGCGATCCCATCGAGACCTACGCGCGGCTGGCCGTCCAATACAGCGCACCGCGTTTGCGAGGGCCGTTCAATTTGGAGGCGCGCCGGGCGGCGGGCTTCGACGACGATGAACTCGCGGCCCTTCAAGTTCAGGCAGGCGAGTGA
- a CDS encoding gamma carbonic anhydrase family protein yields the protein MPIYKLGDKTPQIHESAFVADTATIIGEVILAENSSVWPGVAIRGDNEPIKVGVGTNVQEGAVLHADPGYPLTLANGVSVGHQAMLHGCTVGENSLIGIQAVLLNGAVIGRDSLVGAGALVTERKTFPDRSLILGVPAKVVRELTDEEVANLKRNADVYATRRQVFKEQLVRIG from the coding sequence ATGCCGATCTATAAACTTGGAGACAAGACCCCGCAGATCCACGAGAGTGCTTTCGTGGCCGACACTGCCACCATCATCGGCGAGGTGATTCTCGCTGAAAACAGCAGCGTGTGGCCGGGGGTGGCGATTCGCGGCGACAACGAGCCGATCAAGGTCGGCGTGGGCACCAACGTGCAGGAGGGTGCCGTCCTGCATGCCGATCCGGGCTATCCGCTCACGCTGGCCAATGGCGTGAGCGTCGGCCATCAGGCGATGCTGCACGGCTGCACGGTGGGTGAAAACTCGCTGATCGGCATTCAGGCGGTGCTGCTCAATGGCGCGGTCATCGGCCGCGACAGTCTGGTCGGCGCAGGGGCGCTGGTCACCGAACGCAAGACGTTCCCCGACCGCTCTCTGATTCTGGGCGTGCCCGCCAAGGTCGTGCGCGAGCTGACCGACGAGGAAGTCGCCAACCTCAAACGTAACGCGGACGTCTACGCGACGCGGCGTCAGGTCTTCAAGGAACAACTGGTGCGCATCGGCTGA
- the hslO gene encoding Hsp33 family molecular chaperone HslO produces MSDQLQKFMFDAAPVRGEYVSLDATWRAVLERHDYPLPVRHLLGEMMAAAALLTANVKFDGALILQLHGDGPVTMIVVECNADLTMRATAKYSGEIPEDATLKSLVNVNGRAHFAITLDPRVKQPGQQPYQGIVPLSDEHGPLPDMASVLEHYMHHSEQLDTRLWLASDENHAVGILLQKLPGHGGTAGAGAERAPELDEDTWNRVCQLGNTLKRDEMLSTDRETLLHRLFWEETVRVFEPQVTAFRCTCSRERVANMLRTLGEAEVMSVFDERPNVEVACEFCRQTYHFDKVDAAQLFAEQSHAAPSGQH; encoded by the coding sequence GTGTCCGATCAACTTCAGAAATTCATGTTCGACGCCGCCCCGGTGCGCGGCGAGTACGTCAGCCTCGACGCCACCTGGCGTGCGGTGCTGGAACGTCACGACTACCCGCTGCCGGTGCGTCACCTGCTCGGCGAAATGATGGCCGCTGCGGCCCTCCTCACCGCCAACGTGAAGTTCGACGGCGCGCTGATTCTGCAATTGCACGGCGACGGCCCCGTCACCATGATCGTGGTCGAATGCAACGCCGACCTGACGATGCGTGCAACGGCGAAGTACAGCGGCGAGATTCCCGAGGATGCGACGCTCAAGTCGCTCGTCAACGTCAACGGCCGCGCGCACTTCGCCATCACGCTCGACCCGCGCGTCAAGCAACCGGGCCAGCAACCCTATCAGGGCATCGTGCCGCTGTCGGACGAGCATGGCCCCCTGCCGGACATGGCGTCGGTGCTCGAGCACTACATGCACCATTCGGAGCAGCTCGACACGCGCCTCTGGCTGGCGTCGGACGAGAATCATGCCGTCGGCATCCTGCTGCAGAAGCTGCCCGGTCACGGGGGCACGGCAGGCGCCGGTGCAGAGCGTGCGCCCGAACTGGACGAAGACACGTGGAATCGCGTCTGCCAACTCGGCAACACGCTCAAGCGCGACGAAATGCTGAGCACCGACCGGGAAACACTGCTGCATCGTCTGTTCTGGGAAGAGACCGTGCGCGTGTTCGAGCCGCAGGTCACGGCGTTCCGTTGCACCTGTTCGCGCGAGCGGGTCGCCAACATGCTGCGCACGCTCGGCGAAGCGGAAGTCATGAGCGTGTTCGACGAGCGTCCGAACGTTGAAGTGGCTTGCGAGTTCTGCCGTCAGACCTATCATTTCGACAAGGTGGACGCGGCGCAGCTCTTCGCCGAGCAGTCGCACGCGGCACCGTCCGGCCAGCACTGA
- the ftsB gene encoding cell division protein FtsB, with translation MRMVTLVLVLLLLAIQYPLWFGHGGWLYVHELRDELSAEQQKNEQLKERNDRLAGEVQDLQEGTAAIEERARFELGMVKDGEVFVQFVAPDGTGGPQAASGADAPRVSSTEPAHKSVAAAPPAATPSSQAKGKAQSAHKTQHH, from the coding sequence ATGCGAATGGTGACCTTGGTACTGGTGCTGCTTCTGTTAGCGATCCAGTATCCGCTCTGGTTCGGCCACGGTGGTTGGTTGTACGTGCACGAACTGCGCGACGAGTTGAGCGCCGAACAGCAGAAGAACGAGCAGTTGAAGGAACGTAACGATCGCCTTGCCGGCGAAGTGCAGGATCTGCAGGAAGGCACGGCGGCGATCGAGGAACGCGCTCGTTTCGAGCTGGGCATGGTCAAGGACGGCGAAGTGTTCGTGCAGTTCGTCGCACCGGACGGCACCGGGGGGCCGCAGGCGGCATCCGGCGCAGACGCGCCGCGCGTGTCGTCGACCGAGCCCGCGCACAAGTCGGTCGCGGCCGCGCCGCCGGCCGCTACACCCTCGTCCCAGGCGAAGGGCAAAGCCCAATCGGCGCACAAGACTCAGCATCACTGA
- the eno gene encoding phosphopyruvate hydratase codes for MSAIVDIIGREVLDSRGNPTVECDVLLESGVMGRAAVPSGASTGSREAIELRDGDKDRYLGKGVQKAVEHINTEISEAIMGLDAAEQAFLDKTLIELDGTDNKSRLGANATLAVSMAVAKAAAEEAGLPLYRYFGGSGAMQMPVPMMNIVNGGAHANNSLDIQEFMVMPVSQTSFREALRCGAEIFHALKKIISDKGMSTAVGDEGGFAPNFASNEECLTTIQQAVENAGYRLGDDVLLALDCASTEFFKNGKYELAGEGLSLTSEEFADYLANLCDKFPIVSIEDGMSEDDWAGWKILTEKLGKKVQLVGDDLFVTNTKILKQGIEQGVANSILIKINQIGTLTETFAAIEMAKRAGYTAVVSHRSGETEDSTIADIAVGTNAGQIKTGSLSRSDRIAKYNQLLRIEEDLGDIASYPGKETFYNLR; via the coding sequence ATGAGTGCAATCGTAGATATCATCGGGCGCGAAGTGCTGGACTCGCGCGGCAATCCGACGGTCGAGTGCGACGTGCTGCTGGAGTCGGGCGTGATGGGCCGTGCGGCAGTGCCGTCGGGCGCATCGACCGGCTCGCGCGAAGCGATCGAACTGCGCGATGGCGATAAGGATCGCTATCTTGGCAAGGGTGTGCAAAAGGCAGTCGAGCACATCAATACCGAGATTTCGGAAGCGATCATGGGCCTGGATGCAGCAGAGCAAGCCTTCCTGGACAAGACCCTGATCGAACTCGACGGCACCGACAACAAGTCGCGCCTCGGCGCGAATGCCACGCTGGCCGTGTCGATGGCGGTTGCCAAGGCCGCCGCTGAAGAGGCCGGCCTGCCGCTGTATCGCTATTTCGGCGGTTCGGGCGCCATGCAAATGCCGGTGCCGATGATGAACATCGTCAACGGTGGCGCGCACGCCAACAACAGCCTCGACATTCAGGAATTCATGGTGATGCCCGTCAGCCAGACGAGCTTCCGTGAAGCCCTGCGTTGCGGCGCCGAAATTTTCCATGCGCTCAAGAAGATCATTTCCGACAAGGGAATGAGCACGGCGGTGGGCGACGAAGGCGGTTTCGCACCGAACTTCGCCTCGAACGAAGAGTGCCTGACGACCATTCAGCAAGCGGTCGAAAATGCAGGTTACCGCCTGGGCGACGACGTGCTGCTGGCGCTGGATTGCGCGTCGACCGAGTTCTTCAAGAACGGCAAGTACGAACTGGCCGGTGAAGGCCTGTCGCTGACCTCGGAAGAGTTCGCCGACTACCTCGCCAACCTGTGCGACAAGTTCCCGATCGTCTCGATCGAAGACGGCATGTCGGAAGACGACTGGGCCGGCTGGAAGATCCTGACCGAGAAGCTGGGCAAGAAGGTGCAACTGGTCGGCGACGATCTGTTCGTGACCAACACGAAGATCCTGAAGCAGGGCATCGAGCAAGGCGTTGCCAACTCGATTCTCATCAAGATCAACCAGATCGGTACGCTCACCGAGACCTTCGCCGCCATCGAAATGGCCAAGCGCGCCGGTTACACGGCCGTGGTGTCGCATCGCTCGGGCGAAACCGAAGATTCGACGATCGCCGACATCGCCGTGGGCACGAACGCCGGTCAGATCAAGACCGGGTCGCTCTCGCGTAGCGACCGTATCGCCAAGTACAACCAGCTGCTTCGCATCGAGGAAGATCTGGGCGATATCGCTTCGTATCCGGGCAAGGAAACGTTTTACAATCTGCGCTAA
- the kdsA gene encoding 3-deoxy-8-phosphooctulonate synthase, translating to MKLCGFEVGLDKPFFLIAGTCVVESEQMTIDVAGQLKEITSALGIPFIYKSSFDKANRSSGKSFRGPGREAGLKILEEVRRQLGVPVLTDVHTEEDVAVAAPIVDVLQTPAFLCRQTDFIRACAQSGKPVNIKKGQFLAPHDMINVIDKARDAAREAGLPDDVFMACERGVSFGYNNLVSDMRSLAIMRETGAPVVFDATHSVQLPGGQGTSSGGQREFVPVLSRAAVAVGVSGLFMETHPDPACALSDGPNAVPLGRMRELLTTLKTIDAAVKQGDFLENNFN from the coding sequence ATGAAACTGTGCGGTTTCGAGGTTGGCCTGGATAAGCCGTTTTTCCTGATCGCAGGCACCTGCGTTGTCGAGTCGGAGCAAATGACCATCGACGTCGCAGGGCAGCTCAAGGAAATCACGAGCGCACTCGGCATCCCGTTCATTTACAAGTCGTCGTTCGACAAGGCGAATCGCAGCTCGGGCAAGTCGTTTCGCGGCCCGGGTCGTGAGGCTGGCCTGAAGATTCTCGAGGAAGTGCGCCGCCAACTCGGCGTGCCGGTGTTGACCGACGTGCATACCGAAGAGGACGTGGCAGTGGCCGCGCCCATCGTCGACGTGCTGCAAACGCCCGCGTTCCTGTGTCGTCAGACCGATTTCATCCGTGCCTGCGCCCAGTCGGGCAAGCCGGTGAATATCAAGAAGGGGCAGTTTCTCGCACCGCACGACATGATCAACGTCATCGACAAGGCCCGCGACGCCGCGCGCGAAGCCGGTCTGCCCGACGACGTTTTCATGGCGTGCGAGCGGGGCGTCTCGTTCGGCTATAACAATCTGGTCTCGGACATGCGCTCGCTGGCGATCATGCGCGAGACCGGTGCGCCGGTCGTGTTCGACGCGACTCACTCGGTGCAACTGCCGGGCGGTCAGGGAACTAGCTCGGGCGGTCAGCGCGAGTTCGTGCCGGTGCTCTCGCGTGCCGCCGTGGCCGTGGGTGTGTCGGGCTTGTTCATGGAGACTCACCCGGACCCGGCCTGCGCATTGTCGGACGGCCCGAACGCCGTGCCGCTCGGGCGCATGCGCGAACTGCTCACCACGCTCAAGACCATTGACGCGGCGGTGAAGCAGGGTGATTTTCTGGAAAATAATTTCAACTGA
- a CDS encoding CTP synthase, translated as MTKFVFVTGGVVSSLGKGIAAASLAAILESRGLKVTLLKLDPYINVDPGTMSPFQHGEVFVTEDGAETDLDLGHYERFISAKMRRANNFTTGQIYESVIRKERRGEYLGKTVQVIPHITNEIQAFVERGARSTWDGHPDVAIVEIGGTVGDIESLPFLEAARQMNLRLGRNSVAFVHLTLVPYIATAGELKTKPTQHSVQKLREIGISPNVLLCRADRQIPEDECAKISLFANIPQDAVISVWDVDTIYKIPQMLHDQGMDKIICDELKIEAKPADLSMWTRLVHAVENPKHDVTIGMVGKYVDLTESYKSLIEALRHAAIHTETRVNIEYIDSEQIEKDGTDALKHLDAILVPGGFGRRGTEGKIKAIRYARENRVPYLGICLGMQLAVIEFARDVAKLAEANSTEFDPSTPHPVVALITEWQDRDGKIEQRTEDSDLGGTMRLGSQRVPIKTETLASRIYGDTVNERHRHRYEVNNHYVPQLEAAGMVISARTPTENLPEMMELPQQVHPWFVGVQFHPEFTSTPRDGHPLFKAYVEAALAGQQARKKAA; from the coding sequence ATGACCAAATTCGTTTTTGTCACGGGCGGCGTGGTTTCCTCTCTTGGTAAGGGAATTGCTGCCGCATCTCTGGCCGCGATTCTAGAATCACGTGGCCTCAAAGTCACTCTCCTCAAGCTTGACCCCTACATCAACGTCGACCCGGGCACGATGAGCCCGTTTCAGCACGGCGAGGTGTTTGTCACTGAGGATGGTGCGGAAACCGACCTCGATCTGGGCCATTATGAGCGCTTCATCAGCGCCAAGATGCGTCGTGCGAACAACTTCACGACGGGCCAGATTTATGAATCGGTGATCCGCAAGGAGCGCCGTGGCGAGTATCTCGGCAAGACCGTTCAGGTCATTCCGCACATCACCAATGAAATTCAGGCCTTCGTCGAGCGCGGTGCGCGTTCGACCTGGGACGGCCATCCGGACGTGGCCATCGTCGAAATCGGCGGTACGGTCGGCGATATCGAATCGCTGCCGTTCCTCGAAGCCGCACGTCAGATGAACCTGCGCCTGGGCCGCAACAGCGTGGCCTTCGTGCACCTGACGCTCGTGCCGTACATCGCGACGGCTGGCGAGCTCAAGACCAAACCGACGCAACACAGCGTGCAGAAGCTGCGCGAAATCGGTATTTCGCCGAACGTGCTGCTGTGCCGCGCCGACCGTCAGATTCCGGAAGACGAGTGCGCCAAGATTTCGTTGTTCGCGAATATTCCGCAGGACGCCGTGATCTCGGTTTGGGACGTCGACACGATCTACAAGATCCCGCAGATGCTCCATGACCAGGGCATGGACAAAATCATCTGCGACGAACTGAAGATCGAAGCCAAGCCGGCCGACCTGTCCATGTGGACGCGTCTGGTGCACGCCGTCGAGAATCCGAAGCACGATGTCACCATCGGTATGGTCGGCAAGTACGTCGATCTGACCGAGTCGTACAAGTCGCTCATCGAAGCGCTGCGTCACGCGGCCATCCACACGGAAACGCGCGTGAACATCGAGTACATCGATTCCGAACAGATCGAGAAGGATGGCACGGATGCGCTCAAGCATCTGGACGCCATTCTCGTGCCGGGCGGTTTCGGTCGCCGTGGCACCGAAGGCAAGATCAAGGCGATCCGCTACGCTCGCGAGAACCGCGTGCCGTATCTGGGCATCTGCCTCGGCATGCAACTCGCCGTGATCGAATTCGCGCGTGACGTGGCCAAGCTGGCCGAAGCCAACAGCACGGAATTCGACCCGTCGACGCCGCATCCGGTCGTCGCCCTCATTACCGAGTGGCAGGATCGCGATGGCAAGATCGAACAGCGTACCGAAGATTCGGATCTGGGCGGCACGATGCGCCTGGGCTCGCAGCGCGTGCCGATCAAGACCGAAACACTGGCCTCGCGGATCTATGGCGACACGGTCAACGAGCGTCACCGCCATCGTTACGAAGTCAACAACCACTACGTCCCGCAGCTCGAAGCCGCTGGCATGGTGATCTCGGCACGGACACCGACCGAGAACCTGCCGGAGATGATGGAACTGCCGCAGCAGGTGCACCCGTGGTTTGTGGGCGTTCAGTTCCACCCGGAATTCACCTCGACGCCGCGCGACGGCCATCCGCTCTTCAAGGCTTACGTTGAAGCGGCGCTGGCAGGTCAGCAAGCGCGCAAGAAGGCTGCCTGA
- a CDS encoding alpha/beta fold hydrolase, with protein sequence MTRDIIHFSHGNGFPAGVYRKMLGALADEYDVRAIDRIGHDPRYPVTPGWRYLRNELVDTLVRQYHGEPVWLVGHSLGGFLSLMAALKAPQCVRGVVMIDSPIVTPGWRTQMLRLGLLTGLYERLSPAGVTKRRRDRWPDWEAAWQHFASKPAFASWDPDVLRDYIDCGTLPTGDGEARRLAFAREIEYRIYLTLPPLLAVRALRGVPVPVGFLAGTESRELRQAGIGATRRIVGTHLRYVPGTHLFPMERPLETAAAVRDMLAELRGEHRRPLAA encoded by the coding sequence ATGACAAGAGACATCATCCATTTTTCGCACGGCAATGGTTTTCCTGCGGGTGTCTATCGCAAGATGCTCGGTGCGTTGGCCGACGAGTACGATGTACGCGCCATCGACCGTATCGGTCACGATCCGCGCTACCCCGTCACTCCCGGCTGGCGCTACTTGCGCAACGAACTGGTCGACACGCTCGTGCGCCAGTATCACGGGGAACCGGTCTGGCTCGTCGGGCATTCGCTCGGCGGTTTTCTGAGCCTCATGGCGGCGCTCAAGGCGCCTCAGTGCGTGCGCGGTGTGGTGATGATCGATTCTCCGATCGTCACGCCGGGCTGGCGCACGCAGATGCTGCGTCTGGGGCTGCTCACCGGGCTCTACGAACGGCTCTCGCCTGCCGGTGTGACCAAGCGACGTCGCGATCGCTGGCCTGACTGGGAGGCGGCGTGGCAGCATTTCGCCAGCAAACCCGCGTTCGCCAGTTGGGACCCCGACGTGCTGCGCGACTATATCGACTGCGGCACGTTGCCGACGGGCGACGGCGAGGCCCGGCGCCTGGCCTTTGCTCGTGAAATCGAATACCGGATCTACCTGACGCTGCCGCCGCTGCTCGCCGTTCGGGCATTGCGCGGCGTGCCGGTGCCGGTGGGCTTTCTGGCGGGTACCGAATCGCGCGAGTTGCGCCAGGCGGGCATCGGCGCGACGCGCCGCATCGTGGGCACCCACTTGCGTTATGTTCCCGGCACCCATCTCTTCCCGATGGAGCGTCCGTTGGAGACGGCCGCCGCTGTGCGGGACATGCTCGCGGAGCTGCGCGGCGAGCATCGCCGCCCGCTTGCTGCATGA